A stretch of Synechococcus sp. WH 8020 DNA encodes these proteins:
- the crtR gene encoding beta-carotene hydroxylase, with amino-acid sequence MTQALAQPVSSGSTPRLRSVPKEFLDPPSAWNPTVALFLGGYGLAALTIWGWFVGGWPLPLLLICGFLALHLEGTVVHDACHKAAHPVPWVNQTMGHGSALLLGFSFPVFTRVHLQHHSHVNDPKHDPDHIVSTFGPLWLIAPRFFYHEFFFFQRKLWKRWELMQWGFERAVFFTIIAAAIRFDFLPFIFNCWFAPALMVGVTLGLFFDYLPHRPFLSRNRWQNARVYPGRTMNWLIMGQNYHLVHHLWPSIPWFEYKPAYEATKPLLDAKESPQRLGIFETRSDVVNFFYDILIGVRSHKPRGSKMRPIAKFLPSRRLKRAWLSLLRRTAVTPARQRL; translated from the coding sequence ATGACTCAAGCCCTCGCACAACCGGTGAGCTCGGGATCGACTCCCCGGCTTCGGTCAGTGCCTAAGGAGTTTCTCGATCCACCGTCTGCATGGAATCCAACGGTTGCTCTGTTTTTGGGCGGTTATGGCTTGGCAGCTTTGACCATTTGGGGCTGGTTTGTGGGTGGTTGGCCGTTGCCCCTGTTGTTGATATGTGGGTTCTTAGCTCTCCATTTAGAGGGCACCGTTGTGCACGATGCCTGTCACAAGGCGGCTCATCCGGTCCCTTGGGTTAATCAAACGATGGGGCACGGATCAGCCTTGCTTTTGGGGTTCAGTTTTCCTGTCTTTACACGGGTGCACTTGCAACATCATTCTCATGTGAATGATCCAAAGCATGATCCTGACCACATCGTGAGTACCTTTGGGCCTCTCTGGTTAATTGCCCCCCGATTTTTTTATCACGAGTTTTTCTTCTTTCAACGCAAGCTATGGAAGCGTTGGGAGTTGATGCAGTGGGGATTCGAGCGTGCAGTCTTTTTTACGATCATTGCTGCTGCAATTCGATTCGATTTTCTACCTTTTATTTTTAATTGTTGGTTCGCACCAGCGCTCATGGTTGGAGTCACACTGGGTCTTTTCTTTGACTACTTGCCCCACAGGCCATTTTTGTCGCGGAATCGTTGGCAGAACGCTCGTGTGTATCCAGGCCGCACAATGAATTGGTTGATTATGGGGCAAAATTATCACTTAGTGCATCATCTTTGGCCCTCTATTCCCTGGTTTGAGTACAAGCCCGCCTACGAGGCGACAAAGCCTCTCCTTGATGCGAAAGAATCGCCACAGAGGCTAGGAATCTTCGAAACACGCTCTGATGTCGTCAATTTCTTCTACGACATTTTGATCGGAGTTCGAAGTCACAAGCCAAGGGGTAGCAAGATGCGTCCGATTGCCAAGTTTCTTCCCAGTAGGCGTCTCAAACGCGCTTGGCTTTCATTGCTAAGGCGCACGGCCGTCACTCCGGCACGTCAACGTCTCTAA
- the gatC gene encoding Asp-tRNA(Asn)/Glu-tRNA(Gln) amidotransferase subunit GatC translates to MSKITADDVRKVAQLARLDLPEDTIATYTGQLERILDYVDQLQAVDTEGVLPTTRAVEVINATREDTVVATDVRQDLLDQAPQREGDFFRVPKILAD, encoded by the coding sequence ATGAGCAAGATCACCGCCGACGACGTACGCAAGGTGGCCCAACTTGCCCGCCTTGATCTCCCTGAAGACACCATCGCCACATACACGGGGCAGCTTGAGCGAATTCTCGATTACGTGGATCAGCTTCAAGCCGTGGACACCGAAGGCGTTTTACCCACTACACGTGCGGTGGAAGTGATCAATGCAACGCGTGAGGACACTGTTGTCGCAACAGATGTAAGGCAGGACCTCTTAGATCAAGCCCCCCAACGCGAAGGCGATTTCTTCCGCGTTCCCAAAATCCTTGCGGACTAG
- a CDS encoding creatininase family protein, translating to MNATLPGPAANTEAIRLALQSWPDVEAYLKGCKGIIIPLGSTEQHGPTGAIGTDALTAEAVALELGRRSGVLVTPAQAYGMAEHHLGFAGTMSLQPATLMAVMHDLVLSLATHGFERIFVVNGHGGNMATTKAAFAQAYGTAASRGLPVAPKLRCRLSNWFMAGAVMRQARELYGNREGQHATPSEIAVTLHLHDSLVTKQRPLPEAAPCGAIHGPADFRRRYPDGRMGSDPYLAKPEHGAELLDTAATALREDLETFLSAA from the coding sequence ATGAACGCCACCCTGCCTGGCCCAGCAGCCAACACCGAAGCCATTCGTTTGGCTCTCCAGAGTTGGCCCGATGTTGAGGCCTATCTGAAAGGCTGCAAAGGAATCATCATCCCCTTAGGTTCCACAGAACAACATGGACCCACGGGTGCGATTGGGACTGACGCCCTCACAGCAGAAGCTGTGGCGTTGGAGCTAGGTCGTCGCAGCGGAGTGCTGGTTACGCCAGCTCAGGCCTATGGCATGGCCGAACACCATCTCGGCTTCGCGGGCACGATGAGTCTTCAGCCAGCCACCCTGATGGCGGTCATGCATGACCTTGTGTTGTCCTTGGCCACCCATGGATTCGAGCGAATCTTTGTGGTGAATGGCCACGGAGGCAACATGGCCACCACCAAAGCAGCCTTTGCCCAGGCCTATGGAACCGCCGCCAGCAGAGGACTACCGGTAGCACCCAAACTGCGCTGCAGACTCTCTAACTGGTTTATGGCAGGGGCTGTGATGCGCCAAGCCCGAGAGCTCTATGGCAATCGCGAAGGCCAACATGCCACCCCAAGCGAAATCGCCGTTACCCTCCACCTTCACGACAGCCTGGTGACCAAACAAAGGCCCTTACCTGAAGCCGCCCCATGCGGAGCGATTCACGGCCCAGCCGATTTTCGGCGACGCTATCCCGATGGCCGCATGGGCTCTGACCCCTATCTGGCCAAGCCAGAACACGGAGCAGAGTTACTGGATACAGCAGCCACGGCACTGCGCGAAGATCTTGAAACCTTTCTCTCCGCTGCATGA